In Nocardia sp. NBC_00403, the DNA window CGAATCCCGGTCCCAGATAGGCGTTTCCGGGCAGATCCGGGACAGTGGCCGCGTACAGCTGCGGCAGCGCACCCATCCGGTCGGACTGGGCGAGTGCGAACAGAATGGCCTGTGGGATGGCAGCAAACATGCCCGCAGCGCCCTTTTCGCCGTTCAGGTCGTAGAGATGAGTTGCCGACAGGCCCGGGTGCGCGGCCACCGCGCGCAACCCGGTGCCCGCGGCGCGGGCCCGGCGATCGAGTTCGGCGGTGAACAGCAGGTTGGCCAGTTTCGACTGGCTATAGGCGGGCCAGCGCAGGTAGAACCACCGCCAGTTCGGGTCCAGCCAGTTGATCAGACCGCCCCAGGCGGCCACCGACGATACGGTCACCACCCGCGGTCGCTGCGCCCGCAGTAGCGCGGGCAGTACGGCGCCGGTGAACGCGAAGTGGCCGAGATGATTGGTGCCGAACTGGGCATCGAAGCCGTCGGCCGTCTGCCCGCGTGGTGTCGCCATCACCCCCGCGTTGTTCACCAGCAGATCCAGCCGTTCGACCGTATCGTCGAGCTGTCCGCCCGCCCGCCGCACCGAGGCGAGATCGGCCAGATCCAGCGGCAGCACTTCGGGTTTCGGCCCGGTGGCCACCGCGGTCACTTCGTCCAACGCCACGGCGGCCTTCCGCTGGTTGCGACAGGCCAGCAGGACTCGGGCGCCCTTGCTCGCCAATGCTTCCGCGGTGCGCAGGCCGAGACCGCTGTTGGCGCCGGTGATCACGACGGTCTTTCCCGACTGGTCAGGGATATCGGCGACGGTCCAGCGGCGCGGGAGAATGGTGTTGTACACCGACATTTCAGGTGATCAATTCTGGCTCAGACAGTTGACCGGACAGCATTCGTCGAGCAGGGGCGTCAAGCCGTCGCCGCGTGCGCGTCATCCACATGACCGGCGTCCGCCGCGGCGCCGTCGAGCAGTTCCTCGAACTTGGCGGTCACCTTCTCGTGGTACATCCCGAACAGATCCTCGAACAGCGCAAGCTGCGCTTCCGACGGCCCGGAACCGGAGTCCCACACCGCGACCAGCGCCCGCCAGACCAGTACGTGCAGGTCCGCGGCACCCGCGAAGTAGGCCGCGATCGCCTCGGGCACCTCGAGCACCATTTCGCCGATGGAGTTCAGAATGGCCCGCTGCATGCTCAGCCCGAGCGCCGTCAGCAACTTGCGCACCAGTGCGACCTCGATCGCAAGAATCTGGCGGAAATCCGGAACCTCCAGCCGGGCAAGCGCTTCCAGCCGGTCGATATCGGCCTTCAATTCGGCCGGATCGATCTGTTGTTCGCTGCCGGTGTAGGCGAGCAGCGCCTCCATCACGATCCCGCGCTCCACCTCGACGATGTCGCGGAACATTTCGATCGCGGTATCGGGCATCGGGATGGAGAAGCGGAACAAGTGCCGGTACACATCTATGCCGCCCGCCTCCCGGACGTCACGGATGGTGAACCCCTTACCCCGCCGTGCTTCGACGAATCCGTACGACTCCAACCGACCCAGCGTCAGCTGCGCGGTCGCGCGATTCATGTCGAATTCCTCCGCGACCTGACGGACCGACGACATCAAATCCCCTGGCTGATATTCCCCCGCGGCAACCCGGCGTGCCAGCTCATCGGCAACGTCGGCGACTACCGTCTGGGATCCCATCGAATGCCACCTTTCGACTCGGTTCCAATACGTCCCAGACAGTCTAAGCCCTCCTCTGCCGGACTGCACGTGTGTAAGACTGATCTGCACACAGTGTGAGGTGAGTCATGACCATTCGACAAGGCAACGGTCCGCAGGACAGCGAATCCGCCGGTAGGCGCACACACCTTTTCGCGGCAGGGTCGAATGGCAAACCCCCAGTTCGCAAGGCGGTTCGCAGCGCGAAACTCGCGATGCTGCCGGTGGCCTTCGCCGGCAGGCAGGCGGCGGGCGTCGGCAAGCGCGCACTCGGCAGGTCGGCGAGTGAAGTGAACCGGGACATCCAGTTGCGCACGGCCCAGCACATTTTCGAGGTGCTGGGCGAGCTGAAAGGCTGCGCCGCCAAACTCGGTCAGCTGCTGGCGATCTACGAGCTGGCCCTGCCGCCGGAGATCGCCGAGCCGTACCGCATCGCATTGAGCAGGTTGCAGGATTCCGCGCCCGCGATGCTGCCGTCGAGCGTGCACGCGGCGATGGCGGCGAGCATGGGCGAGAACTGGCGGTGGTATTTCCGGGAATTCGACGACCGGCGCGCGGCCGCCGCATCGCTCGGCCAGGTTCATCACGCGGTGTGGCGCGACGGCAAGCCGGTTGCGGTCAAGGTGATGTATCCCGGCGGCCGGCAGGCGATCGAGAATGATCTGGAGCAGTTGCGCCGAATCTCCACTCTGGCAGGCGTTTTCCTGCCCGGCGCCGATGTCGAGGCGGTTACCGAGGCGATATGCGCCTGCGTCCGTGCGGAACTCGACTATGCGGCGGAGGCCGAGAATCAGCGCGTGTTCGCCGCGGCGTACGCCGACGATCCGGACATCTACATTCCGCAGGTGATCGAGCAGTGCGGCGATGTGCTCATCACCGAATGGCTCGACGGCACTCCGGTTCCGCGCGTCATCGCCTCCGGCGCGCAGGCCGAGCGCGACCGAGTCGGCATGCTGATGGTGCGATTCGTGGCTTCCGGGGCGCTGCGCACCGGCCTGCTCTATGGCGATCCCCATCCGGGAAATTTCCGCGTCCTGCCCGACGGCCGGCTCGGAGTCGTCGATTTCGGAGCCTGCTCGGCGTGGCCGCCCGACGGCTTCGAGGAGCTGGCGGCGGACTATTGCCACGCCCTGTTCAACGGCGGCCCGCCGGAGTTGGAGGCGGCGGCCCGACGCCACGGATTCGTCCAGGCCGGCCGCGAATTCGACGTCGAGGCCCTCTATGCCCTTGTCGTGCCGTGCACCGAACCGTTCAAACACTCGACCTATCGAATGACCACACCGTGGCTGCGCAAGCAGGTGCTGCGGGTGACGAATCCCCGGCTGTCCAACAGCGTTCGGCAAACGACCATGCCGCCGTATTTCACGCCGTTCGCGCGGTCGGCGCTCACGTTGATCGGCGTGCTGTGCCAGCTCGGCACCGAAGGACCCTTCCGCGACGAGGTCGGACGCTGGATGCCGGGGTTGCTGGCGGCATTCGTCTCGCCCGCGACCGACGACGGGCTGCCGGTGGACCTGGCCGCGGTGCGCAGGCAACGGGCCGACACGGCTGTTCCGCGTCGGTCCGTCGGCTGACTCGGGACCTCCCCGACTCGATCGAAGACCCGATCAGCCACCGCTCGCAACGTCTCAGACAGCGGAGTTATCGTCGTGGTACCGCGATGTGGGTCGATTCGCCGTATCCGCACACCCGCCCTATGACCAACCGGCCGACTCCCATCGAGACCGACCAGCGGATCACTCAGCGGGACAACCACTCCCGCCACTGCGGAGCAACCGCCGCGGCCAGCTCG includes these proteins:
- a CDS encoding oxidoreductase, translated to MSVYNTILPRRWTVADIPDQSGKTVVITGANSGLGLRTAEALASKGARVLLACRNQRKAAVALDEVTAVATGPKPEVLPLDLADLASVRRAGGQLDDTVERLDLLVNNAGVMATPRGQTADGFDAQFGTNHLGHFAFTGAVLPALLRAQRPRVVTVSSVAAWGGLINWLDPNWRWFYLRWPAYSQSKLANLLFTAELDRRARAAGTGLRAVAAHPGLSATHLYDLNGEKGAAGMFAAIPQAILFALAQSDRMGALPQLYAATVPDLPGNAYLGPGFEFAGYPRRALRHPMAYSRSASRRMWRLSEKLTGVHYDWDSAAQGTVE
- a CDS encoding GntR family transcriptional regulator, with protein sequence MGSQTVVADVADELARRVAAGEYQPGDLMSSVRQVAEEFDMNRATAQLTLGRLESYGFVEARRGKGFTIRDVREAGGIDVYRHLFRFSIPMPDTAIEMFRDIVEVERGIVMEALLAYTGSEQQIDPAELKADIDRLEALARLEVPDFRQILAIEVALVRKLLTALGLSMQRAILNSIGEMVLEVPEAIAAYFAGAADLHVLVWRALVAVWDSGSGPSEAQLALFEDLFGMYHEKVTAKFEELLDGAAADAGHVDDAHAATA
- a CDS encoding ABC1 kinase family protein, which produces MTIRQGNGPQDSESAGRRTHLFAAGSNGKPPVRKAVRSAKLAMLPVAFAGRQAAGVGKRALGRSASEVNRDIQLRTAQHIFEVLGELKGCAAKLGQLLAIYELALPPEIAEPYRIALSRLQDSAPAMLPSSVHAAMAASMGENWRWYFREFDDRRAAAASLGQVHHAVWRDGKPVAVKVMYPGGRQAIENDLEQLRRISTLAGVFLPGADVEAVTEAICACVRAELDYAAEAENQRVFAAAYADDPDIYIPQVIEQCGDVLITEWLDGTPVPRVIASGAQAERDRVGMLMVRFVASGALRTGLLYGDPHPGNFRVLPDGRLGVVDFGACSAWPPDGFEELAADYCHALFNGGPPELEAAARRHGFVQAGREFDVEALYALVVPCTEPFKHSTYRMTTPWLRKQVLRVTNPRLSNSVRQTTMPPYFTPFARSALTLIGVLCQLGTEGPFRDEVGRWMPGLLAAFVSPATDDGLPVDLAAVRRQRADTAVPRRSVG